The Streptococcus oralis DNA window TTTCATTTTTACAAAGCTGGTTCGAATATCATCCTTGATTTCTTCCTCTTCTTCAAGATAATCCCAAATATCGGGGTATAAATCTGCCTTCTTACATGCTTCCATGCTAAAGTCTACCAGAGCCCTATCCATGTCAAAATTCTCTAAAGCTTGAACAATCTCAGCTATCTTTGAGTGTTCAGTATAGGCTATATATTCTGACACATTTTCTAAAGGGGTCACTCCCAAGACAGCTTCTCTCAAAGGATCGTCATCCATAAATTCTGAACTACTAAAGCCTGTCATAACAAAGAGTAAGGCGTCCCAGATTTTGTCAATATCTAGCAACGTCTCATTTTCCTTAGTAGAATCCTCGACTAAGTCAAGCAATTCCTCTTCCTGACGAGAATCTCGCATTATTTGGCTTAATTCATTGTCAGATAGATATCGATAATTAGCAATCATTCCCATAATGTTTCCTCCTATAAGTTCCTTAGGATAGCACTGATTTTACTAGTTACCTTTCTTGAAAAGGCATAATACTGTTTTTGGACTCTCCTCCTTATTTCTCATTCTCATCTTCCGTCACTTCCCAGACTTCTGACTGGTAGCCCTCACCGTCAATATCATAGCGCTGCATATAGCCAATAAATCTTTCCTTTTTATTTGCCTTACGAGGCTTGAGAATGTTTATAGCCCAAAATCCCATAAGAATGACAACTAAAAGCGCTATTACAGTCTCCATATTACTTCTCCTTTGCCTACATTAATATCCTTCAACCCACTTTTCATTGTCCATGATGAAAGGCTTAGCTAGTCCGTCACCTGTGTAATCCGCATATTTGGTGGATAGATACTTGTAACAATCTTCCTTTCTCGCAAACTTAATAGCTTGATAAGGTTCTTCAAAAGTCAGTTTCTCTACAAATAAGAAACCATCTTCAGCCGGCACTAAAATACCAACATGCCCGACAAAAAGAAACTCTCCATCCAAATTATCATGCAACACAACAGACAGCATTCGGGCCTTGTCATTAAATTGAAACTGGGAGAAGAATTTCTCCATCTTCTGCGCGTGAACTTTTACATCCGTCGTTGCTTCCGTCTCCACCCTAGAAAATAGAATATCAAACTCTTCCTTGTCTTTCGCATCAAACACCTTTCCCTTATCAATAGCGTCGTTATCCACAAAAAGCAGCTGATCATTCTTTTCGAGTTTTGGGATTGTAACTGAATTTTTTAAGAGCGCATAGCTATTAATACGGCAGTTGGTCCCGACAAAGTCACCCTTTTTTTCATTCCATAGATTACTAATTTTCTCTACGTCGTATTCTGTCTTCGTAAAGGAGGCAAAATCACCACTTAAGCCAGTAGAGCCGACTGTCGCATTATAGTCTGTGACAAGATTGAAAAATGCCTCAACACTATTTGGATCCAAGTGAGCTGATAAGAGAGATTTGACCTC harbors:
- a CDS encoding YfbM family protein, with the translated sequence MGMIANYRYLSDNELSQIMRDSRQEEELLDLVEDSTKENETLLDIDKIWDALLFVMTGFSSSEFMDDDPLREAVLGVTPLENVSEYIAYTEHSKIAEIVQALENFDMDRALVDFSMEACKKADLYPDIWDYLEEEEEIKDDIRTSFVKMKDFYKKILTLRGNVLVTIC
- a CDS encoding DUF4300 family protein; translated protein: MKRTRKVVALGLCLPLLFGLTACEQNNTRTGAGNQTQASSDKVPWTASYTNLNNQVSTEEVKSLLSAHLDPNSVEAFFNLVTDYNATVGSTGLSGDFASFTKTEYDVEKISNLWNEKKGDFVGTNCRINSYALLKNSVTIPKLEKNDQLLFVDNDAIDKGKVFDAKDKEEFDILFSRVETEATTDVKVHAQKMEKFFSQFQFNDKARMLSVVLHDNLDGEFLFVGHVGILVPAEDGFLFVEKLTFEEPYQAIKFARKEDCYKYLSTKYADYTGDGLAKPFIMDNEKWVEGY